In Salvelinus alpinus chromosome 22, SLU_Salpinus.1, whole genome shotgun sequence, one genomic interval encodes:
- the LOC139548816 gene encoding flotillin-2-like isoform X2, giving the protein MGSCLTVGPNEAVVVSGACCGSDEKTYMVGGWAWAWWLITDIQRITLEIMTLQPKCEDVETAEGVAITVTGVAQIKVMTDHDLLAIACEQFLGKSVPEIKGVVLQTLEGHLRSILGTLTVEQIYQDRDKFAQLVREVAAPDVGRMGIEILSFTIKDVYDKVDYLSSLGKTQTAAVRRDADIGVAEAERDAGIREAECKKEMMDVKFLADTKMADSKRELELQKAAFNQEVNTKKAEAQLAYELQAAKEQQKIRLEEIEIEVVQRKKQITIEEKEISRTEKELIAMVKRPAEAEAYKMQQLAEGQKMKKVLTAQAEAEKIRRIGEAEAGSIEAIGKAEAEKMRLKAKAYQQYGEAAKTALVLEALPKIAAKVAAPLARTNEIVILSGEGNHVTGEVNRLLAELPVSVSALTGIDLSKIPLLQRMTDAQA; this is encoded by the exons ATGGGTAGCTGCCTTACAGTTGGACCAAATGAAGCCGTGGTTGTCTCTG GTGCCTGTTGTGGCTCAGATGAGAAGACCTACATGGTGGGGGGCTGGGCCTGGGCCTGGTGGCTCATCACTGACATTCAAAG GATTACACTGGAGATTATGACACTCCAACCCAAGTGTGAGGATGTTGAGACTGCAGAGGGGGTCGCCATCACTGTCACTGGGGTGgcacag ATCAAAGTGATGACAGATCATGATCTTTTGGCAATTGCTTGCGAGCAGTTTTTGGGCAAATCCGTCCCCGAAATCAAAGGAGTGGTTTTGCAAACCTTGGAGGGACATTTACGCTCAATTCTAG GTACACTGACGGTGGAGCAAATCTACCAGGACAGGGACAAGTTTGCCCAGCTGGTGAGGGAGGTGGCAGCGCCCGACGTGGGCAGGATGGGCATTGAGATCCTCAGCTTCACTATCAAG gatgTCTATGATAAAGTGGACTACCTGAGCTCACTGGGGAAGACTCAGACAGCAGCAGTCCGGAGGGATGCAGACATCGGTGTGGCAGAGGCAGAAAGGGATGCTGGGATAAGA GAAGCGGAGTGCAAGAAGGAGATGATGGATGTCAAGTTCCTCGCCGACACAAAGATGGCAGACTCCAAACGAGAACTTGAACTGCAGAAGGCTGCTTTCAACCAAGAAGTCAACACCAAG aAAGCGGAAGCCCAGCTGGCCTATGAGCTGCAGGCAGCTAAAGAACAGCAGAAGATCAGGCTGGAGGAGATAGAGATTGAGGTGGTTCAGAGGAAGAAGCAGATCACCATTGAGGAGAAGGAGATTTCCCGCACAGAGAAGGAGCTCATCGCCATGGTGAAGAGGCCTGCCGAGGCAGAGGCATACAAGATGCAACAGCTGGCTGAGGGACAGAA GATGAAGAAGGTTCTGACGGCCCAGGCAGAGGCAGAGAAGATCCGGAGAATAGGCGAGGCAGAGGCTGGCTCCATTGAGGCTATAGGGAAGGCTGAGGCTGAGAAGATGAGACTGAAGGCTAAGGCCTACCAGCAGTATGGAGAGGCAGCCAAGACTGCTCTTGTCCTGGAGGCCCTGCCCAAG ATTGCAGCCAAGGTGGCGGCGCCGCTGGCCAGGACCAATGAGATAGTAATCCTGAGCGGGGAGGGAAACCATGTGACGGGGGAAGTGAACCGCCTCCTGGCTGAACTTCCTGTGTCCGTCAGCGCCCTCACAGGAATTGACCTATCAAAG ATCCCACTACTGCAGAGGATGACTGATGCTCAGGCCTGA
- the LOC139548815 gene encoding protein FAM222B-like, with the protein MLACLAASSGEPTPRFLSHTQMNTGLQQWDTTQKMKSANYPTPAELDAFAKKVANNPLTIKIFPNSVKVPQRKHIRRTVNGLDTSSSSQRQSPYPSQVSSTRAGLLAVLCTSPGKGVLKDTDSSRARLLPKQSMNLHSGPYVAQSTLNLPQPVPHLQGMSQTQPQPLAQKQGHPHPQHALQQQHNMAHPMTSQPQNMPQTLQQQNMAHPQTLQRQQSLSQLQTVQQNLAHPQNVQRQQSLPHTQTLLQQQQQNQTRPQTLQQQQQQHLLHPPTLQHQTLPHQQALLQQARAQGLRHLSDVAQAQPPPSLQLSQGLQHPHCLALSQPLPQGLRHLPDVAQAQPPSLQHSQGLPPSQPLPQASGAGPGSPSASNAMQPQPGPPYGPRKLPDADVPPNVTVSTSTIPLSMAAALHHNRPGTDLSSIVHQINQFCQARAGLGATSVCEGQIANPSPISRNLLINASSRVNTPHNLGLLPSCLLGHTEKAPGGSQGPAGANGLQPNMAVMNRMPPTFHTDTKQQLQQQQLQQLQQAHQHQHQLQQLQQVHQQQQQHQLQQQHQLQQQQIQQQRSWNQHQLAHMQHLPDGAHPCKNPRREAPSGPGFPAKTHNYPQKLLASQPQSFPIKHPSDKTTPSPPVTGPAGGIMPSYTNGRYLQVPWGSVLQAAKSDCLGPQDLPMAFQGDPAGASIDCSTPGSQYRPGARPGVPDLGQTKLMQQNVNEYLSGEFQAFQQNPGAMGKMHRPPMGRAPAQSPELGNNRNIHAHHPGYR; encoded by the exons ATGCTGGCCTGTCTGGCAGCATCATCAGGTGAACCTACCCCCCGATTTCTCTCCCACACGCAGATGAACACTGGACTTCAGCAAT GGGACACTACACAGAAGATGAAATCTGCCAACTATCCAACCCCAGCAGAATTGGATGCCTTTGCTAAGAAAGTCGCCAACAATCCTCTGACCATAAAGATCTTCCCCAACAGTGTCAAAGTACCACAGAGGAAGCACATCCGCCGCACTGTGAACGGGTTGGACACATCCAGCTCCAGCCAGCGCCAGAGTCCTTACCCGTCTCAGGTCAGCAGCACCAGAGCGGGCCTCCTGGCCGTCCTCTGCACTTCACCCGGCAAAGGTGTCCTCAAAGACACAGACAGCAGCCGAGCCCGTCTGCTTCCCAAACAATCCATGAACCTCCACAGCGGGCCATACGTTGCTCAGAGCACTTTAAACCTCCCCCAGCCTGTCCCCCACCTCCAGGGCATGTCTcaaacccagccccagccattgGCACAGAAACAGGGCCACCCACATCCACAGCATGCTCTacagcagcagcacaacatggctcACCCCATGACTTCACAGCCACAGAATATGCCTCAAACTTTACAGCAACAGAACATGGCCCACCCTCAAACTTTACAGCGGCAACAAAGCTTGTCCCAGCTGCAAACGGTACAGCAGAATCTGGCGCACCCGCAGAATGTCCAGCGGCAGCAGAGTTTGCCTCACACGCAGACTTTactacagcagcagcagcaaaatCAGACTCGGCCACAAACCttacagcagcaacaacagcagcatcTTCTTCATCCTCCGACTCTGCAGCACCAGACTCTTCCCCACCAACAAGCTTTACTACAGCAGGCTCGGGCTCAAGGTCTCCGGCACCTGTCTGACGTAGCCCAGGCCCAGCCTCCACCTAGTCTGCAACTTTCCCAGGGCCTGCAGCACCCCCACTGCCTGGCCCTGTCACAGCCTCTCCCCCAGGGCCTGCGACACCTGCCTGATGTGGCCCAGGCCCAGCCACCCAGTCTGCAACATTCCCAGGGCCTCCCCCCATCTCAGCCTCTCCCCCAGGCCTCTGGTGCCGGCCCTGGCTCCCCCTCTGCTTCCAATGCCATGCAACCCCAGCCAGGCCCCCCCTATGGCCCCAGGAAGCTGCCAGATGCAGACGTCCCACCAAACGTAACCGTATCTACCTCCACCATCCCACTGTCCATGGCGGCCGCCCTGCACCACAACCGGCCGGGCACCGACCTTAGCAGCATCGTGCACCAGATCAACCAGTTCTGCCAGGCTCGGGCCGGACTAGGCGCCACCTCAGTGTGCGAGGGCCAGATCGCCAACCCCAGCCCCATCAGCCGTAACCTCCTCATCAACGCCAGTTCCAGGGTCAACACACCCCACAACCTTGGCCTCCTTCCCTCCTGCCTGCTGGGCCACACAGAGAAAGCCCCTGGGGGGTCCCAGGGCCCTGCTGGTGCTAATGGCCTACAGCCCAACATGGCTGTTATGAACAGGATGCCACCTACTTTCCACACTGACACGAAGCAGCAGTTACAGCAGCAGCAATTACAGCAGTTACAACAGGCTCACCAGCATCAACATCAGTTACAGCAGCTCCAACAGGTTcaccagcagcagcaacaacatcaGTTACAGCAGCAACATCAGCTCCAACAGCAGCAAATCCAACAGCAGCGCTCCTGGAACCAGCACCAGCTGGCTCACATGCAGCACCTGCCTGATGGAGCCCACCCCTGCAAGAACCCAAGGAGAGAAGCCCCCTCTGGGCCTGGCTTCCCTGCCAAGACCCACAACTATCCCCAAAAGCTGCTGGCCTCGCAGCCACAATCTTTCCCCATTAAACACCCATCAGACAAGACAACCCCCTCGCCCCCCGTCACCGGCCCAGCGGGCGGCATCATGCCAAGCTACACCAACGGGCGCTACTTGCAGGTTCCATGGGGCAGCGTCCTACAAGCAGCCAAAAGTGACTGTCTAGGCCCACAGGATTTGCCCATGGCCTTCCAGGGGGACCCGGCAGGGGCCTCCATAGACTGCAGCACACCAGGATCACAGTACCGACCTGGAGCCAGACCCGGGGTCCCAGACCTGGGTCAGACCAAGCTGATGCAGCAGAATGTGAATGAATACCTGTCTGGTGAGTTCCAGGCGTTCCAGCAGAACCCAGGCGCCATGGGGAAGATGCACAGGCCCCCCATGGGTAGAGCTCCAGCCCAGAGCCCAGAGCTAGGTAACAATAGAAATATCCATGCTCACCACCCAGGCTATAGATAG
- the LOC139548816 gene encoding flotillin-2-like isoform X1 codes for MYVLVGWPSLHIRRQAHWLQVLCACCGSDEKTYMVGGWAWAWWLITDIQRITLEIMTLQPKCEDVETAEGVAITVTGVAQIKVMTDHDLLAIACEQFLGKSVPEIKGVVLQTLEGHLRSILGTLTVEQIYQDRDKFAQLVREVAAPDVGRMGIEILSFTIKDVYDKVDYLSSLGKTQTAAVRRDADIGVAEAERDAGIREAECKKEMMDVKFLADTKMADSKRELELQKAAFNQEVNTKKAEAQLAYELQAAKEQQKIRLEEIEIEVVQRKKQITIEEKEISRTEKELIAMVKRPAEAEAYKMQQLAEGQKMKKVLTAQAEAEKIRRIGEAEAGSIEAIGKAEAEKMRLKAKAYQQYGEAAKTALVLEALPKIAAKVAAPLARTNEIVILSGEGNHVTGEVNRLLAELPVSVSALTGIDLSKIPLLQRMTDAQA; via the exons ATGTatgttctcgttggctggccctcgcttcatattcgtcgccaagcccactggctccaggtcctcT GTGCCTGTTGTGGCTCAGATGAGAAGACCTACATGGTGGGGGGCTGGGCCTGGGCCTGGTGGCTCATCACTGACATTCAAAG GATTACACTGGAGATTATGACACTCCAACCCAAGTGTGAGGATGTTGAGACTGCAGAGGGGGTCGCCATCACTGTCACTGGGGTGgcacag ATCAAAGTGATGACAGATCATGATCTTTTGGCAATTGCTTGCGAGCAGTTTTTGGGCAAATCCGTCCCCGAAATCAAAGGAGTGGTTTTGCAAACCTTGGAGGGACATTTACGCTCAATTCTAG GTACACTGACGGTGGAGCAAATCTACCAGGACAGGGACAAGTTTGCCCAGCTGGTGAGGGAGGTGGCAGCGCCCGACGTGGGCAGGATGGGCATTGAGATCCTCAGCTTCACTATCAAG gatgTCTATGATAAAGTGGACTACCTGAGCTCACTGGGGAAGACTCAGACAGCAGCAGTCCGGAGGGATGCAGACATCGGTGTGGCAGAGGCAGAAAGGGATGCTGGGATAAGA GAAGCGGAGTGCAAGAAGGAGATGATGGATGTCAAGTTCCTCGCCGACACAAAGATGGCAGACTCCAAACGAGAACTTGAACTGCAGAAGGCTGCTTTCAACCAAGAAGTCAACACCAAG aAAGCGGAAGCCCAGCTGGCCTATGAGCTGCAGGCAGCTAAAGAACAGCAGAAGATCAGGCTGGAGGAGATAGAGATTGAGGTGGTTCAGAGGAAGAAGCAGATCACCATTGAGGAGAAGGAGATTTCCCGCACAGAGAAGGAGCTCATCGCCATGGTGAAGAGGCCTGCCGAGGCAGAGGCATACAAGATGCAACAGCTGGCTGAGGGACAGAA GATGAAGAAGGTTCTGACGGCCCAGGCAGAGGCAGAGAAGATCCGGAGAATAGGCGAGGCAGAGGCTGGCTCCATTGAGGCTATAGGGAAGGCTGAGGCTGAGAAGATGAGACTGAAGGCTAAGGCCTACCAGCAGTATGGAGAGGCAGCCAAGACTGCTCTTGTCCTGGAGGCCCTGCCCAAG ATTGCAGCCAAGGTGGCGGCGCCGCTGGCCAGGACCAATGAGATAGTAATCCTGAGCGGGGAGGGAAACCATGTGACGGGGGAAGTGAACCGCCTCCTGGCTGAACTTCCTGTGTCCGTCAGCGCCCTCACAGGAATTGACCTATCAAAG ATCCCACTACTGCAGAGGATGACTGATGCTCAGGCCTGA